A region from the Selenomonas sp. oral taxon 920 genome encodes:
- a CDS encoding TnpV protein, producing MTEEVILKSLYGIWGDMRRDYLHRTQPEEWKRMLDAGTLDQYLRDYEDMMFEQSEALTAAICKRDGVTEDLKKRDVMQWIQSYNSVLAEVRERLAAEIMPEPQEAFV from the coding sequence ATGACCGAAGAAGTGATCCTGAAATCTCTCTATGGGATTTGGGGCGACATGAGGCGGGATTATTTGCACAGAACCCAGCCGGAGGAGTGGAAGCGGATGCTGGACGCAGGGACGCTGGATCAGTATCTGAGAGACTACGAGGACATGATGTTCGAACAGTCGGAGGCGCTGACAGCAGCGATCTGCAAGCGGGACGGCGTGACGGAAGACCTCAAGAAGCGCGACGTGATGCAGTGGATTCAGAGCTACAACAGCGTTCTCGCCGAGGTGCGGGAACGCCTGGCGGCGGAGATCATGCCGGAGCCCCAGGAAGCGTTCGTGTAG
- a CDS encoding TraG/VirB4 family ATPase, with translation MYRLDRFLVKSEPLKYTLPWARIIPGSPTIVLNKDGSMQTTFSYRGPDLDSAIKEQLSVITQKLNSAFTSMDTGWVMFFESQRVPSTDYPTDSYFPDPITKIMDDERKEFFSGGDSHFESDYYATLYWMPPNDHEGRLRSFVVEGKKQKGLTEDDYLVAFRTVVNDVYNMFFACQIPCEILSADEMVTYLYSTISMKRRKLKLPKHPMLLDQFLCDSSLSGGLEPRLGSKHMRVITIIGYMDNTIFGIFDHLNLQNFSYRWVSRYYCLGKLDALNEVGKKKKEWKAKFKGLTDMMREFASGQEDNSNLNQTAVTKYQQAKAAETLIESDITSYGYYTSSIVVLGDSPDEADTRAKAVVQTINNIGFKAKVEDLNSVDAWMGSLPGNVGRNVRRHLVSCANLIHMMPLSTIWAGASRNKHLQGPPLIYTQTSGNTPFRLTLHVGDVGHTLVVGPTGAGKSVFLNMVESSFRKYKDARVFVFDKGASSYVLTRGVGGTFFDLGNEETGALSFQPLAKIDDDKERQWALEWICDYVRQENLEITPERKQLIWDALEAIATSYVGENKRLRRMTNLVNAIQSEELKKALAPLCSGGPYGRIFDSDVDSLQLGSWQTFEMEKLMSTPQIVGTTLMYIFHRIEQSLKGEPTIIVLDECWVFFDNEQFAAKIREWLKVLRKANASVIFATQSITDIVNSPIFHTVLESCPSRVFLPNNDALEEKTAENYALFGLNRRQIEILASATKKMDYYYVSPYGSRLFQLALDACPVSLAYVAVNTKGVNDAKEIVREHGVEEFNRRWLIRCNIIEDKSSDPAEEVAAP, from the coding sequence ATGTATCGTTTGGATCGTTTCTTGGTAAAAAGTGAGCCTCTGAAATATACGTTGCCGTGGGCACGCATTATTCCAGGATCACCGACCATTGTGCTGAATAAAGACGGCTCCATGCAGACGACATTCAGCTATCGGGGACCGGATTTGGATTCGGCCATCAAGGAGCAGCTTTCCGTCATTACGCAAAAGCTGAATTCTGCTTTCACGTCCATGGATACGGGCTGGGTTATGTTTTTTGAGTCTCAGCGCGTTCCTTCGACGGATTATCCGACAGATTCCTATTTCCCCGATCCGATTACCAAGATCATGGACGATGAACGCAAAGAGTTTTTCAGCGGCGGGGATTCTCATTTTGAGTCGGATTATTACGCCACGCTCTACTGGATGCCTCCGAATGACCATGAGGGGCGACTGCGCTCCTTTGTTGTAGAGGGAAAGAAGCAGAAGGGGCTGACGGAAGATGACTATCTCGTTGCCTTTCGCACGGTCGTGAATGATGTATATAATATGTTTTTCGCATGTCAAATTCCCTGTGAAATTCTATCTGCAGACGAGATGGTCACATATCTCTACTCTACAATATCCATGAAACGGCGCAAACTAAAGCTTCCGAAACATCCGATGCTGCTGGATCAGTTCCTTTGCGATTCTTCGCTTTCCGGCGGATTGGAACCCCGTCTGGGCAGTAAACATATGCGCGTTATCACGATCATCGGGTATATGGATAACACCATCTTTGGGATATTCGATCACCTGAATCTGCAAAATTTCTCGTATCGGTGGGTCTCGCGCTACTATTGTCTTGGGAAACTGGATGCCTTGAATGAAGTCGGCAAGAAAAAGAAGGAATGGAAAGCCAAATTCAAGGGTCTGACAGACATGATGCGTGAATTCGCAAGTGGCCAGGAGGATAACAGTAACCTCAACCAGACGGCCGTTACAAAATATCAGCAAGCAAAGGCTGCAGAGACGTTGATCGAGTCGGATATTACCTCTTACGGCTATTACACGTCCAGCATTGTAGTTTTAGGCGATTCGCCGGATGAAGCAGATACGCGCGCAAAAGCCGTTGTTCAGACAATCAACAACATCGGCTTTAAGGCGAAAGTCGAAGATCTCAACAGTGTAGATGCTTGGATGGGCTCTCTTCCCGGCAATGTTGGCCGCAATGTGCGACGCCATTTGGTATCTTGCGCCAATCTCATTCATATGATGCCGCTTTCTACCATATGGGCAGGAGCCTCCCGCAATAAGCACCTGCAGGGACCGCCGCTTATTTATACACAGACCTCTGGGAATACGCCGTTTCGGCTCACGCTGCATGTCGGTGATGTTGGGCATACGCTCGTAGTCGGTCCCACTGGAGCGGGAAAATCAGTCTTCTTGAATATGGTAGAGTCCTCGTTCCGCAAATATAAAGATGCCCGTGTCTTTGTGTTTGATAAGGGGGCATCGAGCTATGTCCTCACACGGGGCGTCGGAGGAACTTTTTTCGATCTCGGAAATGAGGAAACGGGGGCACTTTCCTTCCAGCCGTTGGCAAAGATTGATGATGATAAAGAGCGTCAGTGGGCGCTTGAATGGATTTGTGACTATGTGCGGCAGGAGAATCTTGAAATCACGCCGGAGCGCAAGCAGCTGATCTGGGATGCGCTGGAAGCCATCGCCACTTCATACGTTGGTGAGAACAAGCGTCTGCGTCGCATGACAAACCTCGTGAATGCGATCCAGTCCGAAGAACTGAAAAAAGCCCTGGCGCCGCTCTGCTCCGGCGGTCCCTATGGACGTATTTTCGATTCGGATGTAGACAGCCTCCAGCTCGGCTCCTGGCAGACGTTCGAAATGGAGAAACTCATGAGCACGCCGCAGATTGTGGGAACAACGCTCATGTATATTTTCCATCGGATCGAGCAAAGCCTGAAAGGGGAGCCGACCATCATTGTTTTGGATGAGTGCTGGGTCTTCTTTGACAACGAACAGTTTGCAGCGAAGATCCGCGAATGGCTCAAGGTTCTCCGTAAGGCAAATGCCTCCGTTATCTTTGCGACACAATCCATCACCGATATTGTCAACAGCCCCATTTTCCACACTGTTCTCGAATCTTGTCCCAGCCGCGTATTTCTGCCCAACAATGATGCTCTGGAAGAAAAAACGGCCGAGAATTATGCCTTGTTTGGGCTGAACCGTCGGCAGATTGAAATTCTCGCATCAGCAACGAAGAAGATGGACTACTACTATGTGTCGCCTTATGGCTCGCGCCTCTTCCAGCTGGCCTTGGATGCTTGTCCCGTTTCGCTGGCCTACGTTGCCGTCAATACCAAAGGCGTCAATGATGCGAAGGAGATCGTTCGCGAACACGGCGTTGAAGAGTTCAACCGTCGCTGGCTGATCCGCTGCAACATCATTGAGGATAAATCCTCCGATCCGGCGGAAGAAGTTGCTGCTCCGTAA
- a CDS encoding VirB3 family type IV secretion system protein: protein MADKEEELRSWYNVDFFRGLMEPALLAGVPKPVLIWNAMFAVFLIMNFGFFYILIFTFLLHFLAIYVCKGDVQFFDCIKSYMNKKRYYNT from the coding sequence ATGGCAGATAAAGAGGAAGAGCTTCGCTCCTGGTATAATGTTGACTTCTTCAGAGGACTGATGGAGCCAGCTTTGCTCGCCGGAGTGCCTAAGCCCGTACTGATCTGGAATGCAATGTTCGCCGTGTTCCTGATTATGAACTTTGGGTTCTTTTACATCCTGATTTTCACGTTCCTTTTGCATTTTTTGGCGATCTATGTCTGCAAAGGCGACGTTCAATTTTTTGACTGTATTAAGTCATACATGAACAAGAAACGATATTATAACACCTGA
- a CDS encoding TrbC/VirB2 family protein encodes MDFKKKIKAAGKFAKENKLLMLQLGMMGAVLITNEVSLASSADETFAVVTNPLEKLQKTITGPIATAIGTAGAGLLGLSVTMNFENQIAKRGIQGVGGVGLALGGATVVSKLGSAFLF; translated from the coding sequence ATGGATTTCAAGAAAAAGATCAAGGCTGCCGGGAAGTTTGCGAAAGAGAATAAGCTCCTGATGCTCCAGCTCGGCATGATGGGCGCTGTCCTGATTACCAACGAAGTGTCCCTTGCTTCATCCGCAGATGAAACCTTTGCGGTCGTGACAAACCCGCTCGAAAAGCTCCAGAAAACGATCACCGGTCCCATTGCAACGGCGATCGGCACAGCAGGAGCCGGCCTTTTGGGGCTTTCGGTCACGATGAACTTCGAGAATCAGATCGCCAAGCGCGGCATCCAGGGCGTTGGCGGTGTCGGCCTTGCGCTCGGCGGCGCAACTGTGGTCTCGAAGCTCGGTTCTGCGTTCCTCTTTTGA
- the trbB gene encoding P-type conjugative transfer ATPase TrbB, with product MDALITSMKAIMPFMQDKNVFEVYVNPDGKIWTDSLGKGRAYTGKNISPEDTRGIILNVAALTGQLVVSERPALDADIPSNSFFPKCRFEGNLPNIVSAPTLNIRKHPETIFSLENYVEQGTLTEKQYDFLIDAIHHKKNIIAAGGTKSGKTTFLNAILAEISKLDDRVILIEDTPELQCSAVDCVQMRATPTFSMEDCLKQVLRMTPDRIVVGEVRSGEALALLDAWSTGHGGGCSTVHSNSAVDTLLRLENMTARVSRNPQQATIAQAVHYIVYLKYIGKTRKVQEILELERWDPASKKYIYHEVT from the coding sequence ATGGATGCGCTCATTACCTCGATGAAAGCGATCATGCCGTTTATGCAGGATAAAAACGTCTTCGAGGTATATGTGAATCCGGACGGCAAGATCTGGACGGACAGTCTTGGCAAGGGGAGAGCTTATACGGGGAAAAATATTTCCCCGGAAGATACGCGCGGGATCATTCTCAATGTGGCTGCGCTGACAGGGCAGCTGGTCGTATCGGAGCGTCCTGCCCTTGATGCGGACATTCCGTCCAACTCGTTTTTCCCCAAATGCCGCTTTGAAGGGAATCTTCCCAATATCGTTTCTGCACCAACCCTCAATATTCGGAAGCACCCTGAGACCATATTTTCGCTGGAGAACTATGTTGAACAGGGGACGCTGACGGAAAAACAATATGATTTCCTGATCGACGCTATCCATCACAAGAAGAATATCATTGCGGCCGGGGGAACAAAATCCGGCAAGACAACATTTCTCAATGCCATCTTGGCCGAGATCTCCAAGCTGGATGATCGTGTCATCCTGATTGAGGATACCCCAGAGCTGCAATGCAGCGCCGTTGACTGCGTGCAGATGCGTGCAACACCAACATTTTCCATGGAGGATTGCCTCAAGCAGGTGCTGCGTATGACGCCGGATCGCATTGTGGTTGGAGAAGTTCGTTCTGGTGAAGCGTTGGCGCTCCTCGATGCCTGGTCTACGGGGCATGGGGGAGGCTGCTCAACGGTTCACAGCAATTCTGCCGTGGATACGCTTCTTCGCCTTGAGAACATGACGGCGCGTGTCTCTCGGAACCCGCAGCAGGCAACGATCGCCCAGGCGGTACACTATATCGTCTATCTCAAATACATTGGGAAGACGCGAAAAGTGCAGGAAATACTCGAACTTGAGCGCTGGGATCCGGCCTCGAAAAAGTACATTTATCATGAAGTAACTTGA
- a CDS encoding type IV secretory system conjugative DNA transfer family protein: MIDEEIHRTAQKKAFLYTVLIFAVLMLITQWYATQAVAEECDYHPLLGSYIELGGSKIYPPYDYLVWSYDEHISKAIPDILDAYSSFAQLVLLLSMVCMYFLKKAFLVQTSHGSASFASSKDIEKSDLGAYVSKNGGVYEYRKTKKRFLGLIPYTKKEKIIKDSGVVVGINPYTHKLMLHDGVEHMLLMAPTRSGKGVCTIIPTGLIWKHSIFFFDPKGELWSLTSGYRKNVLKQKVLKFQPLCTDGSAARWNPLAEVNYRTSEELSDVQSIVSVMVRPDGESKGGDEFWPNSAAALLNGVILHLLYKHDREERPLPCPTDIMSFLSSPDKSTEELFTDMRDYPHISPDEFLEVEEIGADGKPILDENGIVKRKKNPLKEIYGEYIKDFRPFAQALDTKVKSIDEIRVALQQKIKKGEKIQWEAVDQTGLPTNAPYHLLLSHPKVAECAANILNGAQQTTASIMQTAQTSLAIYQDPVVQNNTSVSDFAIRDLLDPQQEVSLYLCMEVKDIAAVKPIARLFIQMICSKLIRDMKFDTDPNKPAPKKQRLLLMLDEFPQLGNMKCIELALAICAGYGIKVCIVCQDVNQLNKEYTKDNSIGSNCHVHIYFTPNIDSGGATAEAISKTLGKRTISTISHSDGGGGFFKGSNSTSQTGRELLTPDEVAQMSSEKELVFVAGHKAIFGDKLRYYEYPFLIKRTQIKCPAVSDTVTRVTNFKELFDVHAADQAAKEDDRKRVLEDQANKAGMSYKDYVQKLEAEKAQYEKDVIFRITGEHPEEELNEQEISSAGIAAAGQEEPVGQPENIESEAAADHRTRTESPQEVDPENRRYQAAVEDTHQSAIQEEMESKAKRRMNILQVHEETPSPADAVSDLIDLDASILAVNADAEEAAASEGENSDIQLSNFLFGDQEDFDEAAPEELDMDDDLDLFDADTEEAGDTTNGSSPLLGLDAFLGTMNKERNEE, encoded by the coding sequence ATGATAGATGAAGAGATTCATCGTACAGCACAAAAGAAGGCGTTTCTTTATACGGTGCTCATTTTCGCTGTTTTGATGCTGATAACGCAATGGTATGCGACACAGGCGGTAGCAGAGGAGTGTGACTATCATCCCTTGCTCGGAAGTTATATAGAGCTCGGCGGCAGTAAAATTTATCCTCCGTATGATTACCTGGTGTGGTCATATGATGAGCATATCAGTAAGGCAATTCCGGATATTCTCGATGCGTACTCGTCATTTGCCCAGCTGGTTTTGCTGCTCTCCATGGTCTGCATGTATTTCCTCAAAAAGGCGTTTTTGGTGCAGACATCACATGGCAGCGCTTCTTTTGCGTCGAGCAAGGACATCGAAAAATCGGATCTCGGCGCTTACGTCTCGAAAAACGGGGGCGTATACGAGTATAGGAAAACAAAGAAGAGATTCCTTGGATTGATCCCTTACACCAAAAAGGAGAAGATCATCAAGGATTCCGGCGTTGTTGTCGGTATCAATCCATATACCCATAAGCTCATGCTGCATGACGGCGTGGAGCATATGCTTCTCATGGCTCCGACCCGCAGCGGTAAGGGCGTCTGCACGATCATCCCCACGGGATTGATCTGGAAGCACAGTATCTTCTTTTTCGATCCGAAGGGCGAACTCTGGAGCCTGACCAGCGGCTATCGGAAGAACGTCCTGAAGCAGAAGGTACTCAAGTTTCAGCCGCTCTGCACGGATGGATCCGCAGCACGGTGGAACCCACTGGCCGAGGTCAATTATCGTACGAGCGAGGAGTTATCGGACGTTCAGTCTATCGTTTCGGTCATGGTGCGCCCGGATGGAGAATCAAAGGGCGGCGATGAGTTTTGGCCGAACTCGGCTGCAGCTCTCCTGAACGGCGTTATCCTGCACTTGCTTTATAAACATGATAGAGAGGAGCGGCCGCTCCCGTGTCCGACGGACATTATGTCATTTCTCTCCAGTCCGGATAAGTCAACGGAAGAGCTTTTTACGGATATGCGTGATTATCCGCATATCAGCCCGGATGAATTCCTGGAAGTGGAAGAGATCGGCGCCGACGGGAAGCCCATTCTTGATGAAAATGGGATTGTGAAACGCAAAAAGAATCCGCTCAAGGAAATCTACGGGGAATATATCAAGGATTTTCGCCCCTTTGCCCAGGCACTCGATACCAAGGTAAAATCCATTGATGAGATCCGCGTTGCGCTGCAGCAGAAGATCAAAAAAGGGGAGAAAATCCAGTGGGAGGCAGTAGATCAGACGGGGCTGCCAACCAATGCGCCATATCATCTGCTGTTGTCCCATCCGAAGGTGGCCGAATGCGCGGCCAACATTCTGAATGGTGCGCAGCAGACTACGGCCTCGATTATGCAGACCGCACAAACCTCTTTGGCGATCTATCAGGATCCGGTCGTGCAAAACAACACAAGCGTATCGGATTTTGCGATTCGCGACCTGCTCGATCCGCAGCAGGAAGTATCGCTGTATCTCTGCATGGAGGTCAAAGATATTGCGGCCGTCAAGCCGATTGCACGTCTCTTCATCCAGATGATCTGTTCGAAGCTCATACGGGACATGAAATTTGACACGGATCCCAATAAACCCGCGCCAAAGAAGCAGCGCCTTCTGCTCATGTTGGATGAGTTTCCGCAGTTAGGCAATATGAAGTGCATAGAGCTTGCGCTTGCCATCTGTGCGGGCTATGGAATCAAAGTCTGCATCGTCTGCCAGGATGTCAACCAGCTCAACAAGGAGTACACCAAAGACAACTCCATCGGCTCAAACTGTCATGTGCATATCTATTTTACCCCTAATATCGACTCCGGCGGTGCAACGGCCGAGGCAATTTCAAAGACGCTTGGCAAACGCACAATATCGACCATCTCGCACAGCGACGGGGGCGGCGGCTTTTTCAAGGGCTCAAACTCTACGTCGCAGACCGGCCGAGAACTCTTGACGCCGGATGAAGTCGCCCAGATGAGTTCAGAGAAAGAACTCGTCTTTGTGGCCGGGCATAAAGCCATCTTTGGAGACAAGCTGCGTTATTATGAGTATCCGTTCCTCATCAAACGGACACAGATAAAATGTCCGGCGGTGAGTGATACCGTGACACGCGTCACGAATTTCAAGGAGCTGTTCGATGTCCATGCAGCCGATCAGGCCGCGAAAGAGGATGATCGGAAGCGGGTTCTTGAGGATCAGGCGAACAAAGCCGGAATGTCGTATAAGGATTATGTCCAAAAACTCGAGGCGGAGAAGGCGCAATACGAAAAGGATGTGATTTTCCGCATTACAGGGGAACACCCCGAGGAGGAGCTGAATGAGCAAGAGATCTCCAGCGCAGGGATTGCAGCAGCAGGGCAAGAAGAACCTGTCGGCCAGCCCGAAAATATCGAAAGTGAAGCAGCCGCCGATCATCGGACACGGACAGAAAGTCCGCAAGAGGTAGACCCCGAAAATCGTCGGTATCAGGCAGCGGTTGAAGACACTCATCAATCGGCCATCCAGGAAGAGATGGAGAGCAAGGCAAAAAGGCGTATGAACATCCTGCAGGTGCATGAAGAAACGCCGTCTCCCGCAGATGCCGTATCAGATCTCATTGATCTGGATGCCTCCATTCTTGCCGTCAATGCGGACGCAGAGGAAGCTGCGGCCTCAGAAGGGGAGAACAGCGACATACAGCTTTCCAATTTCCTTTTTGGCGATCAGGAGGACTTTGACGAGGCTGCGCCGGAGGAGCTGGATATGGACGATGATCTTGATCTTTTCGATGCAGACACCGAAGAAGCGGGGGATACGACCAACGGCAGCAGCCCACTGTTAGGCTTGGATGCCTTTTTAGGGACAATGAACAAGGAGCGTAACGAAGAATGA
- a CDS encoding TrbI/VirB10 family protein has protein sequence MKKDEEGLAIPDEELDKGMDIKTPEGNKSMLKGEHDTIFGLSKPVVTGIVVFFFLVFGLAFFYAASDDGEHTEKKSARVEDIADSARVQGGSTSRLSDDYGALERANASRNRQQQDPHKNADIPQEQYPNGVPPQSTEGIQAIPQQPGYSGYADVPRTSVVMPPPGGAYSQNYALPSQDQARIEEERAAADRFKEQLRSAIAFAFDGGGKSSDTGVGGGDPAAAGDGSASGRVINTAQRSSSPTYSEPSERTVMAGTLIPAMLLTGINTDAPGPVIAQVMADVYDVNGLNLIIPAGSRVLGTIGKVEGGSGSRNVSSRIGLSFDTVVLPNGGSWNIGNAMMAVDGVGYSGVQGKLHRHTGSNFMKGLFNSALTALSTVAVDRVTLDSSAFTALTEIQAPTATVAPGYTFNIYVTQNIAF, from the coding sequence ATGAAGAAGGATGAAGAAGGGCTTGCCATTCCGGACGAAGAGTTGGATAAGGGGATGGATATTAAGACACCAGAGGGCAATAAGTCCATGCTCAAAGGAGAGCATGATACGATCTTTGGCCTCTCAAAGCCTGTTGTTACAGGGATTGTGGTGTTTTTCTTTCTCGTCTTTGGTTTGGCATTTTTCTACGCAGCGAGCGATGATGGCGAGCATACGGAGAAAAAGAGCGCCCGCGTCGAAGATATTGCGGACTCTGCACGCGTCCAGGGAGGAAGTACAAGCAGACTGTCCGATGATTACGGGGCGCTTGAACGAGCGAACGCATCAAGGAATCGCCAGCAGCAAGACCCGCATAAAAATGCGGATATTCCCCAGGAGCAATATCCGAACGGCGTGCCGCCTCAGTCAACGGAAGGAATTCAGGCAATTCCGCAGCAGCCAGGCTATTCGGGCTATGCCGATGTCCCACGGACATCGGTTGTTATGCCTCCTCCCGGCGGCGCATACAGCCAGAATTACGCGTTGCCGTCACAAGACCAGGCACGCATCGAGGAGGAGCGTGCTGCAGCAGATCGTTTCAAGGAGCAATTAAGATCTGCGATCGCCTTTGCTTTTGATGGAGGCGGGAAATCATCTGATACAGGCGTTGGTGGGGGAGACCCTGCGGCTGCAGGTGACGGAAGTGCAAGCGGAAGAGTCATCAATACTGCGCAGCGCAGTTCATCTCCCACTTACAGCGAGCCGTCAGAACGTACCGTAATGGCCGGTACGCTTATCCCGGCCATGCTCTTGACGGGGATCAATACGGATGCACCGGGACCGGTTATTGCACAGGTGATGGCAGATGTGTATGACGTAAACGGCCTCAATCTGATCATCCCGGCCGGCAGCCGTGTCCTTGGCACAATCGGAAAGGTGGAAGGCGGCAGCGGCAGCAGAAACGTATCGAGCCGCATTGGGCTTTCTTTCGACACCGTAGTTCTGCCAAACGGTGGATCATGGAACATTGGAAACGCTATGATGGCCGTTGACGGTGTTGGTTATTCGGGCGTTCAAGGGAAGCTCCATCGTCATACGGGGAGCAACTTCATGAAAGGCTTGTTCAACAGTGCTTTAACGGCGCTTTCTACGGTCGCGGTGGATCGCGTCACGCTGGATTCGTCTGCGTTCACGGCGCTCACGGAGATACAGGCACCGACTGCGACAGTTGCGCCGGGCTACACCTTTAATATCTATGTGACGCAAAACATTGCGTTTTGA
- a CDS encoding TrbG/VirB9 family P-type conjugative transfer protein, whose protein sequence is MKLNKANLKLLVCCSLLCSSVWGSGTVNAATLSEFRAKYAPVEQEADPEISGAAESAMRHSEQLQNELDSLTGQLESLKDQKNSGNEDLIRTISERLADLEAELRAQSDLQMELMQLLESRYRASYNDYDDNSSRRALINPVPYGGNTVSYTQDAANAQGNSTMTFSYAPDQLYKIYCRTGYLTDIELKKGEQISFVGGGDTSSWAVNATTVAGVPHIYVKPVVQSSTTNLIITTNKRSYQLILTVSDWYNPMVRWSYGLEDAQTAILQNAKDEQTITADMSVTGVDKLNFSYKVSVKGNDSYKPEMVFDDGEKTIIRVNKGVKRLPALFIREPGKKDLSLANFKTKDNCYIIDRIIDRAELRYGESDIVRIERKK, encoded by the coding sequence ATGAAACTGAACAAAGCTAATCTCAAACTGCTTGTTTGCTGCTCGCTCCTGTGCTCCAGCGTATGGGGTTCAGGGACGGTCAATGCGGCCACGCTTTCGGAATTCCGAGCAAAATATGCGCCCGTGGAGCAGGAGGCCGATCCTGAAATCAGCGGTGCAGCAGAAAGTGCGATGCGGCACAGCGAACAGCTTCAAAACGAATTGGACAGCTTGACCGGACAACTCGAGTCGCTGAAGGATCAGAAAAACAGCGGAAACGAAGACCTGATCCGCACGATTTCTGAGCGACTGGCAGATCTCGAGGCAGAGCTTAGAGCTCAGTCCGATCTGCAGATGGAGCTGATGCAGCTCCTGGAGAGCAGGTACAGAGCGTCATACAACGATTATGATGACAATTCTTCCAGGCGGGCACTCATCAATCCAGTGCCATACGGCGGGAATACTGTCTCCTACACGCAGGATGCTGCCAACGCACAGGGAAACAGCACGATGACCTTTTCGTATGCGCCCGATCAGCTCTACAAAATTTACTGCCGTACAGGATACCTCACGGATATTGAGCTGAAAAAGGGCGAGCAGATCTCCTTTGTGGGCGGGGGCGACACCAGTTCGTGGGCAGTCAATGCTACGACCGTGGCTGGTGTGCCGCACATCTACGTCAAACCGGTCGTGCAGTCCAGTACGACAAACCTGATCATCACCACGAATAAGAGGAGCTATCAGCTGATCCTCACTGTGAGTGATTGGTATAATCCCATGGTGCGGTGGAGCTACGGCCTCGAGGACGCCCAGACTGCGATCCTGCAAAACGCAAAGGATGAGCAGACCATTACGGCGGATATGAGTGTGACCGGCGTTGACAAACTGAATTTTTCCTACAAGGTCTCCGTGAAAGGAAATGACAGCTATAAGCCGGAGATGGTTTTCGACGATGGGGAGAAAACCATCATCCGTGTGAACAAAGGCGTGAAGCGTTTGCCCGCATTGTTCATCCGCGAGCCTGGGAAAAAGGATCTCAGCCTGGCGAACTTCAAGACAAAAGACAACTGCTATATCATCGACCGAATTATCGACCGCGCGGAACTGCGGTATGGAGAAAGTGATATTGTCAGGATTGAGCGCAAGAAATAA
- a CDS encoding type IV secretion system protein: MKIDQLFHRAEHFTPPTTSQSPAEKASRKWDAREGEIIEQNYNLRRLLLGLVIVIVALAGALCYKAITENTLVYVVETDIKTGEVRNVGTANSMANYTPSDEVYSYFIRQFVQDIRSVPLDEVVYNKQLSTAYSFLTKDGANILTSRMEAENRVQKMHNATVQVTINSVIPMEGGKSYQVRWSEVEYRAGASRREVTPYTGLFTVEIIKTDDKEKLAVNPLGIYIKDLRWERDTETKATQEPNAPQTAQATQTTKP, encoded by the coding sequence TTGAAGATTGATCAACTGTTTCATCGCGCGGAGCATTTTACGCCGCCGACGACTTCGCAAAGTCCGGCTGAGAAAGCCAGCCGCAAGTGGGACGCCCGCGAGGGAGAGATCATTGAGCAGAATTACAATCTGCGGCGGCTTTTATTGGGGCTTGTCATTGTCATCGTGGCGCTGGCCGGGGCTCTGTGCTACAAAGCAATCACCGAGAACACGCTTGTCTATGTAGTCGAAACGGACATCAAGACAGGGGAGGTTCGCAACGTCGGGACAGCAAATTCCATGGCCAACTATACGCCGAGCGATGAGGTGTATAGTTACTTTATCCGTCAGTTTGTCCAGGATATTCGCAGCGTTCCTTTGGATGAGGTCGTTTACAATAAGCAGCTGAGCACAGCTTATAGCTTCTTAACCAAAGATGGTGCGAATATCCTCACGTCGCGCATGGAAGCGGAGAATCGTGTGCAGAAGATGCATAATGCGACCGTTCAGGTCACGATCAACAGCGTTATTCCCATGGAGGGCGGTAAAAGCTATCAGGTGCGCTGGTCAGAGGTTGAATACCGGGCTGGTGCCAGCCGACGTGAAGTTACGCCGTATACAGGACTATTCACCGTTGAAATCATCAAGACGGACGACAAGGAGAAACTCGCCGTCAACCCTCTGGGTATCTACATCAAGGATCTGCGCTGGGAGCGGGATACTGAAACGAAGGCTACCCAGGAGCCGAATGCGCCACAGACTGCACAGGCAACTCAGACGACCAAGCCATAA